The DNA segment TCCTACGGAATTACGGTTGCCGCCATCGAACACCCTGCTAGTAATGTTGCATGGCTGAATCAGCTATTTGCTGAGCCGTCAACCTATAGCCGCCCAGAAGGCATTTTACCCGCCACTGAATTTATCGATCGCCCCAAAGACGTGAGCTTCTTGCTCGATGAACTGGAGCAGCTCAACGAATACTCCCCCCTCCTTAAGGGAAAGCTCAATACCCATCAAGTAGTGGTGATCGGCCATTCCCTGGGGGGATACACCGCTCTAGCCTTGGCAGGCGCATCCCTCGACCTTGATCATCTACGGCAGTTCTGTGACGACCCCACTCGAGTCGGACTATCCCCCACGGATTTGGTACAGTGTTCGGCCTCTGATCTAGAGAAGGACAATGTTAACCTTCGAGATCCACGAGTCGTTCAGATCATGGCTCTGAACCCGGTGATGGGGCGCGTATTTGACAGTAAGAGTTTAGCGACTATTCAAATCCCAACGTTTGTGCTCGCAGGTACGGACGACAACATTACGCCTGCTCTTAGCCAACAGCTTCTACCGTTTTCAGAACTCCAGGGCTCTAAGTATTTGCTTACGGCCATTGGCGGCACGCACCTGAGCATTGGCGATCCTAGAAATCTCAACCAAGCGATTACTCAAACACTTCTTACGCGCGAGTTACTAGGTGATTCAACCGAATCCATGCGTCAACTTCTATGTGGCATCAGTCTCGCCTACGTGAAACAGCTAACGCCCGAAGCGCCCCTATACGACCCCTTCCTCTCGCCTGCGTACGTGCAATCGTTTTCGTCGGATCAGGTCAAGCTTCGTCTAAGTCGAGAGGTGCCAGACACTTTAAAGCAATGGATGCGGATGACCGTTGGGCCTGTGGAGCAACTTGTATCTACAACCCTTCCCAAAGATCGTGTCAATGAAAACGTGCAAATTACCTGTCAGAATGGGCTGAAGTGCCTATTGGACAAGCTCCCAATGGCCATGTTTATCATTCACGGCAATATTGCAATTTCTGTGATCCGCCTCCGACAGAACCGGAGCAAGCATAAATTTCCACATCTTCCCTAAATCATGTCCTGAATCGAGAGTCCGCATAGGAATAGCTTTAATCTCAGCTACAGCTACAGGAGATCAGGATTGATTACCGTTGGGATTAATGCAACCTGGCTTCTGCGTGTACTTACAGACCCGCTCCCATAGGATCTTTCGAGTACCTGGGGGACCTACGGAGAAAAGAACGCGATCGCCTCCGATGATGGTCATAATTTTAACGCCGCAGACTGGGCACGTCTTCGTTGATGGCTCGGTCACAATTCATCACCTGCTTTACAAAAACTCCGTAAGGGTTGCCACCCCCTGTTCTTATCCTGAGACATAATTCAACGTTTATACGGAATACAAAAAAGCTTCATGATTCTTAGGATATGTTTCTAAGTGTTTACACTGTCTTGCTTAAATCAGGTAGCGCTGCGTTATGGATACAAGCATAACTATCTCAGGGTGCAAAACCGTGGAAATTCGAGATGTTGGGTGCAAAGGCATAGGTTGGAATGTGTGTGTGCTTTACGCAAATGGAAAGGAATGGGTGCTGTGGTCGTTTCGCAACCGAGAAGTAGCCCTCCGCAGTATTGATGCCCTATACGGCTACGGATATCCGCTTCACGTTGCCTACGTTTTACGTCAAACCCAGCGTCCTACCCCTCAAAGTC comes from the Synechococcales cyanobacterium T60_A2020_003 genome and includes:
- a CDS encoding alpha/beta hydrolase translates to MSLLNFGLTPIQSIVKTLLLGLTLSVSWGIVGLPSPAFAAEQVIVRIGPLRQSIAIADLEYFAKTGNVPPSLELYAPLLNDEVRQVLNSYWQVDPDRGSHLIEDLLDTPEGDRLLDALRMALPNSDEFTIHTALLESAQREGKLSVLGILRAFPDDSLSVDAMTFAVLASQINLPHWQGQAMRSLLDRELSVSQDTFFYGAFDPTESGHQTVHQQTLTLHDRKRDRSIPVDLYWSDWGDGPLVVISHGFGADRRFLGYLAEHLASYGITVAAIEHPASNVAWLNQLFAEPSTYSRPEGILPATEFIDRPKDVSFLLDELEQLNEYSPLLKGKLNTHQVVVIGHSLGGYTALALAGASLDLDHLRQFCDDPTRVGLSPTDLVQCSASDLEKDNVNLRDPRVVQIMALNPVMGRVFDSKSLATIQIPTFVLAGTDDNITPALSQQLLPFSELQGSKYLLTAIGGTHLSIGDPRNLNQAITQTLLTRELLGDSTESMRQLLCGISLAYVKQLTPEAPLYDPFLSPAYVQSFSSDQVKLRLSREVPDTLKQWMRMTVGPVEQLVSTTLPKDRVNENVQITCQNGLKCLLDKLPMAMFIIHGNIAISVIRLRQNRSKHKFPHLP